The following DNA comes from Sander lucioperca isolate FBNREF2018 chromosome 2, SLUC_FBN_1.2, whole genome shotgun sequence.
TGACAGACTTTACGTTAACGTATATCTGGCCGTATGTGACATTAATTTCAAAATGTAGCTAGCTAACCAATAGTATCGCCCTGATATGCAGTTTTATGTGTTTTGGTGGACTTCGTGAAACAGTAGAATAACGTTATTAaacgtttatttttttgtaatgtgtGATCTAGTGGAAGGATGAGTCGTGCAACGTTAGCAAGCAGCAGATCATCGGACCAGCCTATGCGAGTGCAAGACAGCAACAGGATGAGTATGGCGTATACAACGCCTAAAAGGTTGGTTTGAAGTAACAGAAACTATTATGCCCATTTGTGGTTGTTATAACCTGGgacccgtttcaggaaggaggtttaacaaactgagtctaaccctgatctcttgAGTTGATTTGGCTACCCTGAGATGGAACACTcttgagttttcggttccagaacagctgattcgAGTTGGTTCCATCAACTCGGTGTACGTTCACTCAGAGCTAAGAGCGTGCACCACCagaataaaaaggcagcatgaatggagccatgatactacaatTCATCATGGTAacgaccacaaacaaactggtcggcgaaATAATCATGCGCACTACAGCGagtttgaaaataataataataataataataataaataaataatatatatatatattttattttttttaattaaaaaaaaaaacaacacggctgctgctgcaaaagaatttgtgtgggagaaaattgctgctcgagtcaatgcgtaagctctaatatagtgtattaatttcatatcgCAGGTAatctataatattactggtgaaaactggaatggtagtacacctataatttcatttaggtgcagtcctgtgggcgaaaaagtactactaatcccattctgaggttgCAGCACCGTCATTTACAGAATTATGATTtacaatcatttatttcttttttaatgtctcttactggtttgtgtccagggaactctacaaaaacgtttaaaacacgtttcagagcgagtcacactcttcttaCGGCGCTTTGCTACATTTGCTTTACTAATGCTCCGCATCAAcagtgttgtaaagaaaacataatgcgacacaaataagagtaagagcatgtccacgatgggtgacgttagtgatatgggGATGGATAAGGTTATCTACGTATCTGATGGACActgaagaaaaacgataccgctcaaataggtagttatctggaaatgaaaatacatctatagtcggggcctcaatatcatctcccgacatatgttttatttttttttattttattttgtagctcAATTTTGTATTGAcatacaaaacagagaaacacctCCCGACATATGTTTAACTAACGAAGTAATACAGcatcttcatcaacgggatcgttgacaaaaggaaatgccatgttcggaacaaaaacgtttttatagtctgcctaacatggttaataaaccaaccagGTTTTTGTAATTCATGctgataacaaactgcgctaaaatgcgcctgatacagaatgaatgaatgaatgaggaaatgagagcgctgtgtcagagggaggagactgagagaaactcgaggtttattgACGAAAACCTGCTCCccaccaggttaggttcacaggctccgTTACCATAGTAAcggactctgaggttaagttacctctctttctgaaaccgCTCAGTttcctcatctcagggttaccAAActcagttttcactaaacctcctttctgaaacggacccctgatgttagcaacatcctaacaaaaacaaacattatacACTTTGCTCCTTGACTACTTCTAATGACTtttttgtatccataacattACCGTGGACTGACGTTACACTGTAGACAAAGGATGTTATGTTTAGTTTCATGCTATTTTCTATACGTTTAACGTTGATACCAAACGGACACAAACACTTGGGCATTATTTAGTTGGAGGCTTCATAGTTTAGACCTCCTAACATTACTTATTTGTGGCATGGGGTGATATTAGAAACATGAGCATGTGACACATGAGAAATGGATTATTGTCAGCATGTTTCAATGTGAGTCAGCAAGTGGAATACATGAATTTGTTCACGTTTTATGTTTCTTCACAGTAATGTTAAACAGCCTTCCTTTGGAAAGCTTAACATACCCAAACCGCAGTCTGTGAACTCTGAAAGGCGGACCAGCTTCTTTGGTGCACGGTACGTGAATACTATTTCAGAAATGTACAAAGTTGCTTTCCAACGTGCTTCACAAAGAAGTGTAAACAACTACAAAAGACTGAGAACATACAATAGATATAGGCTATACATCAGTAAAACCGGACACTGCCAGTACAATTACAATAGTAGTAAGATGAAATTAAGTAGTAAACATGTATAGTCTTTACCTTACACAGTGAGAAGGAAACATCTGTGATGACCTCAAAGAGAGTAATACCTCTGTAAAAACCTCTGTGACTGGGCTTTTAGTTACACTGGTTTAAATTAAAGTAACAACCAGACATTAATGGTACTAAAAGGTATTGAAATGAGTGAACTAGAAGAGAATTCATTCGTTATCCTACTCAAGCTAAAACCAGTCAgatttgttgtctttgtttttctttaccaCTAATACATTTATACAATGCAATTATTTAGATGCAATTAAAATGaaacttgtttttctttattcattaatGTATGCTCATTACTCAAGGTGATTGTTGTGATTCACAATTTTTGAAAAATTGAAAAGAATAGTGCCTGAAATTCCCTGAATTTCGTTTTGTAATGTATGAACGTGATTGAGACATGAATTGATATTTGACATTGTGGTGGTATGTTAATATTTTGTCTGCAGGACTAGCGGAGCCAGCATGCCTCGCAACAGCACCATGTCAGGGTTTGGAGGAACTGAGAAGATCAAAGACACCAGACCTCTGCATGATAAGTCCTATGTTCAGCAATGTATCAGACAGCTGCATGAGGTAaaacactttgtgtgtgtgttttctctaatAGCTTAGtttgtttacattacatgtttGTACATTAAATCCACTGTGTGggatatgaaaatgaaatatgCTGGTGCCCCTTAGTGGTTATATCTGAAAATTCACTTGACGGCAGACAGCAACATACACCTTATCCCATGTCATTGAACTGCTGCTGAGCATTACTGCAATACACCTGATGGACACATTTACCACACGGAGGTCTAAAAGGCTCCAGCACTCTTGATTTTACAGTCTCACCACTATACTAGCATAATATCAATATTGGCTGATATCGGGTTTGcaatttatttgttttactaCATTCGTACtgattaaataataatactgAATGGGAAATCAAAATGTAGCTTAAACTTTTTGTACCTGCATTTGCAGCAAAAAAAAGTAGTATAGGTGTTGGTCAATATGAGTGGGAATCCATACGTAGTTCTGTCCAGCCTGATATTCTCTCTTATGTCTTTGTAGTTCTTGACAGAGCAGGGTTACCCAGGCACTCTGTCAGCCAAGACCCTCCAGTCTCCCTCTACCAAGGAGTTTGTGAAGGTGTTTGAGTTTGTCTACCGTCAGCTAGACCCAAACTTTGAGATGCCAAATCTAAAAGTTGAGGAGGAGGTTCCAGCTATGCTTAAAGCCCTGAGGTAAAATACTGTCTTTAAGTATTAATAAGAATTGTATGTATTCATATTTCTTTGTTTCATTTAGTACCCCCTGCAGACTtaagtgcattttttttatcttagaaaaaagaaagaaagaaagctcTTGGTGGCCTACGACTTTAGCACCACTTAAGGATGGGGCTagatttaaagaaatacaaagaaCGATGGAgagaaaatctttaaaaatgttatGCTAGTATCAAATTCATAGTACATGCAAGTACCTTACCAATTGTTGTTAGCCTTCATGTTGGCTCCTCTTCTATAGTTTAAGAAATATTGCTGACTGTCTTTATTTCTCCATATTTTTTGGTTTAAGGTATCCATTTGTTCTCTCCAAATCTTCAATGTATTCTGTTGGAGCTCCTCACACCTGGCCTCAGGCCCTTGGTGCTCTCATGTGGCTAATTGACCAAGTCAAGGTGAGACGcaaacaacacttttttaaTAAGTATTACAGTGGACTATTACTATCTAAAACCATGTTCTTTTGCATCAGATTCAGAATAAACAAATGTAATTTTTGTGCTTATTCTGTGTGTCAGATCAACTGGTCTTTGAGTAAGCAGGAGCTGCTGTTCAGTGACTTCTGTGAAGACACTGATATCGAGGAAGGGGCTGAATATAACAAGGTACCCTGACTTCTCTTAACAGCACCATAAGGCATAAACCCTTAAAAAACATGTCAAGaggatgtactgtatatctgttGCTGGAATCAAACACAAGACCTCTTTGTTACATGGTTGCTAACAGTTGTGGGTTTTTCTTActgatacagtatattacaaaGCCATTCAGGTGTTTTCTCtctgtatttttacattatacgGATCCTCttatttttgtctgtctgtctaaaacatttgtgagtttgtttgtttgtttatttatttatgtttatctTCTCTTTCACGTGTCACTGTGCAGCTCGTCTTGGACTACACAGCTGAGACATACTCCAAGTTCATGCAGGGTGAAGACACATTTGACGACATGGATGAATTATTCTTCAATAAACTAAGTAAGCACAGCATCTCTATGAAATGTATATTCAAGCATAATGTTAGTTTCAGTTTAGATTTTTATGTCAAATTTTGAGTCCCGTTAAAAGAATCTAGCTATCGAAACATTAACAAGTGTGTGTCTTCACAGAGAAACTTTACAACGTTGACGAAGCCCTGCTGGCCTCGACGGAGGAGAAGTACAGAATACTCAACGATGAGGTTGAACAACTGGAGAAAGAGAGCCGGACGGTCAGAAGACCTTTTTATTGACACGTCCCCATGTGCACATGAATAGATTATGATTTTACAATCTTGCCATTTATTATATACAGTAAGGGCTATTGTACTGCATTCATTTGAAGTGAAAAGGATGAAAACCAAGCTGCAACCTCCGGGGCTGAAAAATTAAGCCCACTCAgaagtgccaaaaactgcagttcctCGAATGGCCACTTCAACCTGGCTCCAAAAGCAAGTCAATCCCCGTAGACGCTAatgttaaaatgcccaactttagagcagaaataaacatgtttaaaccCTGGTACAAACTAAAGCTAATGACCCCCTTCATGTCaactgtgtatatataattCACCCGTTTAAATGTAATCTCGTTTAACTTGAGAGCAACACTAAATCAGACAGATAATGTTCTGTCTTCTTCTCCTGGACAGGACCGTCTAATGACCAAGAGGAAGGAAAGGATAACGCTGCAGGCCGACCTCAAGAATCTCCAGAGTTATCGAAGCAGCATGGAAACCTTTAAAGCCAAACTGGAGAACAGAGATTCAGAACTGAGTGACGAGCTGGAGACCACTGGTAAATATGACCATGTCAGTCAGCCAGTTCTTTGGCAGGATGCACTGGATCCTGTGGGCATCTGATGATGTCTGGATCTCAATAATTAGTCACCATGAAGtcgggctgggcgatagggagaaaatcaaataccaCGATATTCTCGACCAAATGCcttgatgtcgatattgtgacaatattgtaggattgacaattggtgctttatcaaaatattatttacacaatgagatttttgataaataatcatcagaaatgtcGATTTCATGACAAAGTgcataaaggcaaataatagaacagctagaacagtcttagttcagaaaattacatcactttactctaATGCAGCCTTCAAAACCAGGAAAAAGACCACACTTAATATATTACAattttacgatatccaaaatctaagacgatatctagtctaatatcacgatatcgatataatatcgatatattgcccagccctaccatGAAGCCGTCTGTGCTAATTACTACTATGCAAAGTAAAAATTCTTAATGGGCCTGTGCACACTCAGCACCAACATAATAAGGATTCTACTTATGGGTTAACTGGATTTGTGTCTTGCCTGAGAGCCTTCTCAGTTTAGTccctgttgaaaaaaaaaatgtaatattcctGTTTTTATTAATAAGCCACCAGAgaccatacttttttttttttttaactgcagaTATTCAGTCTCTCACTGTCAATCAGTAACCATGCAGTACATAGAAAGCTTCCACTCAGCAACATAGTTCTTCTGTACTAACTAAACAGTATTCAGGTTCAAATTAGCACATGGTTACCCATGTGTTTTAAATAATCTGTTATGTGGTCACAAGTGGGCTTATTGGGTCTTCTACAATAACTTTGAACATCTCCTTGCAACCAGTACTGAGGATTgaatctgatttcatatacatcatgtttttttcctctctgtctttctgcaggCAGTCAGCTGGAGACTCTAAAACATCAGCAAAATGAACTGCAAAACCTCCTGCAGAACCAGAAGTTTACTCCAGCTGATGTTGAGAGGATCAACCGAGAGAAGAGAGAACTCCAGCAGACCATCTCCAGTCTCAGCAAGTCTCTTGAAGATGCTCAACAGCACAAGTGGAATGAGGAGATTGTTCTGGCCAAAGTGAATGACAaggtactgtatgtacattgactgtagtatgtactgtatgcacaGGAGGAGCAGAAATGGTCAACAAAATGTTTAAGATGGTGTATGTGACATATGccaaaaaaattcttaatagTTGGGATTAAACTATgatattttgtgtctgtgtttatttgCTAACCAGTTGTAGTCAGTATAGATTGATAATAAACGTTCATCCAGTGGCACACATTTTGACCTTTTGATTTAACTTGTTTCCTTGCCCCTCCCAGGCGGAGTTGAAGGTAGCAGAGTACCACAAGCTGGCACGTAAACTGAAGCTGATACCGCTGTCTGCAGAGAACGCTGGTGGTCACGATTTTGAGATCAGGCCGTGTGAATATGGACCCGGCAGCATGGTTCAGCATAAAACCCAGAGACAGGTATTTCCTGCTAATGATCCTGTTTACACAAACTCTTGAGTCGGCATAGGAGCAGTTTTTCATATTTTGAAGGATTTAATTTCAGTACAAACAAGACTACCTTGCTATCCCAATGCTTAGGTTATTTTCAGTTATTTGTAGCTTTGGACATGCACCTTTTTATATTTACTCCATTGTAGGTCGTTGAAAATTAGATTTGTGTCTTTCGTGTGATAATAGATTTGAGTGTTATGTATCCTTGTTCTGATCTATGCTGTGTTGTAGATGGTGCTGAGAAAGCTGCTCAGTGACGTGGAGGAGGAGAACAGTCGATTAGCCAACATGAAACTCAGTCTGGAGGAGTCTTGTGAGCAGGTAACAAAATCCTTATTTTGCTCTATTACCTTTTTCCCATGCTGACACAAAAGTGcgtctttttttcaaatcacatttgtcattttttaatgcGTGTCTCTTTTAAGGTGAATTCTAACATCTTGGACAAGTCCAATGACCTGAAGCAAATGAGGGAGCAGATTCGTAAGCTGGACGAGCGGTTGGATTCTAACATGCAGGTATAGTCCATATAGTTTAGACTGCTTAATGTTGGTAGAAATGCCCTACTGCATTCACCAGTGTGCACACATCAAGCACACTTAACCATATTTAGACAAGATGGCATTTGTGCTCtttaaaactgaaaaacagGAATGATTAAACATTTGAACGTGTTGGTGACGTGCAGATGACGCACAGTTGTGTCATACGTGTACTATCAATagtttcctgtgtgtttgtgtctgcataGGTGCTGGCCCAAGAGGAACAGGAATGGCTAGCAGAGAAGGAGTCAATGGAGAACCATTGTAAGCTTCTTGAGAAGAAGGTTAATTTTGGATACGATGAGTCTGTGCAACAACTGAAGGCAGCGCAACAACAGTGAGTTATTgttactagatagatagatagatagatagataatgtcTTAAGGATTACTTCATCCCACTGGAGGCTATGGACCCTACAAAGCAGTGTCAAATGGCCCTGAAATTTTGACATATCTGGCCCATTTATTCTTTATGTGTGAGCTTTAACATCCTCAAGGTTTCTGTCAGTCTAAATtatgagggttttttttttttattttaaaataaaacacttgTGGTTGTCTCTTCTTCAGGTACCACCTAGTGCTGCAGGAGACCAATGAGGAGAGACGAACAGTAGCCAACAACCTTGCATCTGTATTTACCACAGCTACTAACCACTTGTCAATCACAGAGGTAACGTTCTTGCAACTCTACTACATCTGTCCCTGTACTGCAAGGAAGTATCTATATCTCAGGCATACTTCAATTTGTTATGGCAAGAAAACAagcaaatgtataaaaataagtAGATCTAGCTTT
Coding sequences within:
- the ndc80 gene encoding kinetochore protein NDC80 homolog, yielding MERGRMSRATLASSRSSDQPMRVQDSNRMSMAYTTPKSNVKQPSFGKLNIPKPQSVNSERRTSFFGARTSGASMPRNSTMSGFGGTEKIKDTRPLHDKSYVQQCIRQLHEFLTEQGYPGTLSAKTLQSPSTKEFVKVFEFVYRQLDPNFEMPNLKVEEEVPAMLKALRYPFVLSKSSMYSVGAPHTWPQALGALMWLIDQVKINWSLSKQELLFSDFCEDTDIEEGAEYNKLVLDYTAETYSKFMQGEDTFDDMDELFFNKLKKLYNVDEALLASTEEKYRILNDEVEQLEKESRTDRLMTKRKERITLQADLKNLQSYRSSMETFKAKLENRDSELSDELETTGSQLETLKHQQNELQNLLQNQKFTPADVERINREKRELQQTISSLSKSLEDAQQHKWNEEIVLAKVNDKAELKVAEYHKLARKLKLIPLSAENAGGHDFEIRPCEYGPGSMVQHKTQRQMVLRKLLSDVEEENSRLANMKLSLEESCEQVNSNILDKSNDLKQMREQIRKLDERLDSNMQVLAQEEQEWLAEKESMENHCKLLEKKVNFGYDESVQQLKAAQQQYHLVLQETNEERRTVANNLASVFTTATNHLSITEKCLEDLHGRVKRVCSKAVEDDEAAIQKLRETLKNFKSKANSL